From Patescibacteria group bacterium:
AGGGTGTGAAAAGTCGGAAGCAAAAGAGAATGCTAAGTAACTTACAAAACATCAATGGGTAAAAATTTATACGTCGGCGGTTTGTCCTATAGTTCTACCGAAGAGTCCGTCAAAGCTGCTTTTTCCGCAGCTGGCGAAGTCGAATCCGTAAGAATTATCACTGATAAATTTTCTGGTCGCTCAAAAGGTTTTGGTTTCGTCACTATGAAAGACGAAGCTGGAGCTGCCAAGGCGATCGAAATGTT
This genomic window contains:
- a CDS encoding RNA-binding protein, with the translated sequence MGKNLYVGGLSYSSTEESVKAAFSAAGEVESVRIITDKFSGRSKGFGFVTMKDEAGAAKAIEMFDGQEIDGRKVKVNEARPLERQ